A single Thermodesulfobacteriota bacterium DNA region contains:
- a CDS encoding polyprenyl synthetase family protein, whose protein sequence is MEFSEIISVVSDDLELVEKELESSIQSPVPLVYEISKYLLGSGGKRLRPAVLLLASGACGLTKDKERIYGASALELVHTASLLHDDVVDEATLRRGKPSSNIVWGNKPTVLVGDFMLGKALSLIQACQNLEVVKSITDAAAMLAEGQVLEVMSSNSMVDMTEDICFGIIKNKTASLLQSCGAVGAILADAGPSHIKSLGDYGLNIGIAFQLTDDALDYSSTEQEFGKAVGQDLIEGKMTLPLFYSIQKSSKSEKAKVNEIIAKEGEFTDDELHYVREIVRNYQGVKLTNDMAESYIEKAIDSISTLADSDYKNSLNALAEYIVERRT, encoded by the coding sequence ATGGAATTCTCTGAAATTATATCAGTTGTGAGCGATGATCTAGAGCTAGTTGAGAAGGAGCTAGAGTCCAGCATACAGTCCCCTGTTCCATTGGTATATGAAATATCAAAATATCTTCTAGGAAGCGGCGGCAAAAGGCTTCGTCCTGCGGTGCTTCTACTAGCCAGCGGCGCCTGTGGTCTAACTAAAGACAAAGAAAGAATATATGGAGCCTCTGCTTTAGAATTAGTACACACGGCATCATTACTCCACGATGATGTTGTAGATGAAGCTACTCTAAGACGAGGGAAGCCATCTTCAAATATAGTTTGGGGAAATAAACCAACTGTTTTAGTTGGAGATTTTATGCTGGGAAAGGCGCTAAGCTTGATACAGGCTTGCCAGAATCTGGAAGTAGTAAAATCCATTACTGACGCTGCTGCAATGCTTGCAGAAGGTCAGGTGCTAGAGGTGATGAGCTCAAATAGCATGGTTGATATGACAGAGGATATATGTTTTGGCATCATCAAGAATAAAACTGCATCACTGCTTCAGAGCTGCGGTGCGGTGGGAGCCATATTGGCCGATGCGGGGCCTTCACATATTAAATCTTTAGGAGATTATGGTCTTAATATAGGTATTGCCTTTCAGCTAACTGATGACGCGCTTGATTACTCTTCAACTGAGCAAGAGTTCGGAAAAGCAGTCGGGCAGGACTTGATTGAGGGTAAGATGACGCTTCCTCTTTTCTATTCCATACAAAAATCCTCTAAGTCAGAGAAAGCTAAGGTAAATGAGATTATTGCTAAAGAAGGCGAGTTTACAGATGATGAACTGCATTATGTGAGAGAGATTGTAAGAAATTATCAAGGAGTTAAGCTCACTAACGATATGGCAGAGAGTTATATAGAAAAAGCAATAGATTCAATCTCAACACTTGCCGATAGTGATTACAAAAACTCACTAAACGCATTGGCGGAGTATATAGTCGAGAGAAGAACTTAG
- the rimI gene encoding ribosomal protein S18-alanine N-acetyltransferase encodes MEKAAKYEIDSIYPEDLDEIVSIENVSFPSPWPKRIFEREIKAMNAYKRVIRFSGSVVAYMVTWTIYDEVHILNIAVHPDFRQIGLGEMLLKDCLRFSRDQGLKLAILEVRVSNKGAIKLYEKMGFKTLRTRKKYYSDTGEDAYVMMYEINTD; translated from the coding sequence ATGGAAAAAGCGGCTAAATATGAAATAGACTCTATTTATCCAGAAGACCTGGACGAAATAGTATCTATAGAAAACGTAAGCTTTCCCTCTCCTTGGCCAAAGAGAATATTCGAGAGAGAGATCAAGGCTATGAACGCCTATAAAAGGGTGATCAGGTTCTCAGGCAGCGTTGTTGCATATATGGTCACCTGGACCATATATGATGAAGTCCATATTTTAAACATCGCAGTTCATCCTGACTTTAGGCAAATCGGGCTTGGCGAGATGCTGCTAAAAGACTGTCTTAGGTTTTCGAGGGACCAAGGACTAAAGTTAGCTATTTTGGAGGTGAGGGTCTCTAACAAGGGAGCAATAAAACTCTATGAAAAGATGGGATTTAAGACATTAAGAACAAGAAAAAAATACTACTCTGATACTGGCGAAGATGCGTACGTTATGATGTACGAAATTAACACAGACTAA